A single Alteribacter lacisalsi DNA region contains:
- a CDS encoding FAD/NAD(P)-binding protein, with protein sequence MEWTIIGGGIQGCTLACYLVEKGNVSPENILIIDPHPSPMENWKHCTGKIGMTYLRSPFVHHLSPSPFSLDHYASSEKYASPFTGRQKKPRLDLFNNHSSAQFTSLGLEASWKQGRVSGVKKQNGAWQLALDSGEIVTTQHTVIAIGLGEQPFWPDWAREIKNHRPRSIFHVFDSGCNPANLRGPVTVIGGGITAAHLSLHLSKIQSNPVTMIHRHPFRIHEFDSDPGWMGQKHMGPFQKVKNLDKRRRMIRVARHKGSIPRHLYRSLKHAEKNRQVTLLSMNTTTVSENSRGSLVLSDENIHHETENVILATGFEQKPPGMDWLAPLIQDENLQCARCGYPAVPDSLEWCDHLYVTGGLAELALGPAARNISGARRGAQRIVDLHC encoded by the coding sequence ATGGAATGGACCATCATTGGGGGCGGCATTCAGGGCTGCACACTCGCGTGCTATCTTGTTGAAAAAGGCAACGTCTCTCCAGAGAATATCCTGATTATCGATCCCCACCCATCACCAATGGAGAACTGGAAGCACTGCACGGGAAAAATCGGCATGACTTACCTCCGTTCGCCCTTTGTTCATCACCTGTCCCCCTCCCCCTTCTCACTTGATCATTACGCCAGTAGCGAAAAGTATGCCAGCCCGTTTACAGGCAGGCAGAAAAAGCCGCGGCTCGATTTATTTAATAATCATTCCAGTGCCCAGTTTACCAGCCTTGGACTTGAGGCTTCTTGGAAACAGGGGCGTGTGTCCGGCGTGAAAAAGCAAAATGGTGCATGGCAGCTGGCCCTGGATTCGGGAGAAATCGTAACAACTCAGCATACGGTCATTGCGATCGGTCTTGGTGAGCAGCCTTTCTGGCCGGACTGGGCCCGTGAGATAAAGAACCACCGTCCCAGAAGCATTTTTCATGTGTTTGACAGCGGCTGTAATCCTGCCAATCTTCGCGGTCCTGTTACTGTTATTGGGGGAGGCATCACTGCGGCACATTTGAGTCTTCATCTGAGCAAAATCCAGTCCAACCCTGTAACCATGATTCACCGTCACCCCTTTCGTATTCACGAATTTGACAGTGATCCCGGCTGGATGGGACAGAAACATATGGGCCCGTTCCAAAAAGTAAAAAATCTTGATAAGCGGCGCCGGATGATCCGGGTTGCCCGGCATAAAGGGTCGATCCCGCGACATCTTTACCGGTCCCTGAAACATGCTGAAAAAAACAGGCAGGTCACACTTCTCTCCATGAATACAACCACTGTTTCCGAAAACTCCCGCGGTTCACTGGTATTATCTGACGAAAACATCCATCATGAAACAGAAAATGTGATCCTTGCGACCGGCTTTGAGCAGAAGCCCCCTGGAATGGACTGGCTTGCTCCTCTTATTCAGGACGAAAACCTTCAATGTGCCCGCTGCGGCTATCCCGCTGTCCCTGACTCCCTTGAATGGTGCGACCATCTGTATGTCACCGGAGGATTAGCCGAACTTGCTCTTGGACCGGCAGCTAGAAACATTTCAGGTGCCAGGCGTGGGGCACAGCGGATTGTCGACCTGCACTGCTGA